Proteins encoded by one window of Rhodamnia argentea isolate NSW1041297 chromosome 6, ASM2092103v1, whole genome shotgun sequence:
- the LOC115744047 gene encoding 40S ribosomal protein S3a: MAVGKNKRISKGKKGGKKKAVDPFAKKDWYDIKAPSVFSVKNVGKTLVTRTQGTKIASEGLKHRVFEVSLADLQGDEDHAYRKIRLRSEDVQGKNVLTNFWGMDFTTDKLRSLVRKWQTLIEAHVDVKTTDNYTLRMFCIGFTKRRPNQVKRTCYAQSSQIRQIRRKMREIMVNQATSCDLKELVRKFIPEMIGKEIEKATSSIYPLQNVFIRKVKILKAPKFDLGKLMEVHGDYSEDIGVKLDRPADEPMAEAAPTEVIGA; the protein is encoded by the exons ATGGCCGTCGG GAAGAACAAGAGGATTTCCAAGGGGAAGAAGGGAGGCAAGAAGAAGGC AGTCGACCCGTTTGCCAAGAAGGACTGGTATGATATCAAGGCCCCATCAGTGTTCTCCGTGAAGAATGTGGGCAAAACTCTTGTTACCCGTACTCAGGGTACCAAG ATTGCTTCAGAAGGTCTCAAACACAGAGTGTTTGAGGTATCGTTGGCTGACCTTCAGGGTGATGAGGACCATGCCTACAGAAAGATTCGTCTGAGGAGTGAAGATGTTCAGGGAAAGAATGTCCTGACTAATTTCTGG GGAATGGACTTCACGACCGATAAGTTGAGGTCCTTGGTGAGAAAATGGCAGACATTGATTGAAGCTCATGTTGATGTGAAGACAACAGATAATTACACTTTGAGGATGTTCTGCATTGGCTTCACTAAGAGACGTCCAAATCAGGTCAAGAGGACCTGCTATGCGCAATCTAGCCAGATCAGACAG ATTCGTAGGAAGATGAGGGAAATCATGGTAAACCAGGCTACATCTTGCGACTTGAAGGAATTGGTCAGGAAGTTCATTCCTGAGATGATTGGAAAGGAAATTGAGAAGGCTACATCTAGCATCTATCCTCTGCAGAATGTTTTCATTCGGAAGGTCAAGATTCTGAAAGCTCCTAAATTTGATCTTGGAAAATTGATGGAG GTCCATGGTGATTATTCAGAAGATATTGGCGTGAAGTTGGATAGGCCTGCTGATGAACCAATGGCCGAGGCTGCCCCCACCGAAGTCATCGGAGCTTAA